A genomic window from Algoriphagus sp. Y33 includes:
- a CDS encoding PIG-L deacetylase family protein, protein MLESLRNKRIMVVVAHPDDELLGLGGTMNRLILEFNITTHVVILGEGITSRSEERHSKNWEKELKIHKENIKNAQMAIGYHSVIAYDFPDNRFDTVALLDIIKVVEKEKRGFSPEIIFTHHGGDVNIDHQRTFEAVVTSCRPMEHEKVNTIITFETPSGTEWRVNSDPRHFFPNFFVSISRENLNAKIKAMESYEFESRPFPHPRSPKALEILAQRWGIAVGKNYAEAFQIVRTINI, encoded by the coding sequence ATGTTAGAATCATTAAGAAATAAAAGAATTATGGTGGTAGTTGCCCACCCGGATGATGAATTACTTGGTCTTGGAGGTACCATGAACCGTTTGATTTTGGAATTTAACATCACAACTCATGTAGTAATCCTTGGAGAAGGCATTACTTCGCGCTCAGAAGAGAGGCATTCAAAGAATTGGGAGAAAGAGTTGAAAATACATAAGGAGAATATTAAGAATGCACAAATGGCAATTGGATACCATTCGGTTATTGCCTATGATTTTCCTGATAATAGATTTGATACTGTCGCACTGTTAGATATTATTAAAGTGGTAGAAAAAGAAAAGAGGGGATTTAGTCCTGAAATAATATTTACGCATCATGGGGGGGATGTCAATATCGATCATCAAAGAACATTTGAGGCTGTAGTAACTTCATGTAGACCTATGGAACATGAAAAAGTAAATACTATTATAACATTTGAAACTCCTTCAGGAACTGAATGGCGAGTTAATTCCGATCCTAGACATTTTTTTCCCAATTTCTTCGTTTCTATATCCAGAGAAAATTTAAATGCTAAGATCAAAGCCATGGAATCTTATGAATTTGAAAGCCGTCCCTTTCCTCATCCAAGGTCTCCAAAGGCACTGGAAATTCTAGCACAGCGTTGGGGTATTGCTGTAGGAAAAAATTACGCAGAGGCTTTTCAAATTGTCAGAACAATAAATATATAG
- the pseI gene encoding pseudaminic acid synthase, protein MRIGNFNLKDDSEIFIIAELSANHNGSFEVAIETIRAAKRAGANCIKLQTYTADTMTIKCDKDDFLIQGTIWEGRNLHELYTEAYTPWEWHKTLFEVAEEEGLECFSSPFDPTAVDFLETLNTPAYKIASFEITDIPLIEYVASKGKPVIISTGIATKEDIELALDACYKAGNRDIALLKCTSSYPAPIEEANMIMIKDMAERYGVVTGLSDHTLGITVPIVATCFGAKIIEKHFILDKSIGGPDSSFSLDEQEFSEMVRAVRDAEKALGEVNYTPTEKQLSGRNFSRSLYAVEDIKAGELITAQNLRSIRPGFGLHPKHYEKLLDTYASRDYEKGDRFTLD, encoded by the coding sequence ATGAGAATTGGTAATTTCAATCTTAAGGATGATTCGGAAATTTTCATTATCGCAGAGCTGTCTGCAAATCATAATGGGAGCTTTGAAGTGGCTATCGAAACAATTCGTGCAGCCAAGCGAGCAGGGGCTAACTGTATTAAACTACAGACTTATACGGCGGATACAATGACTATAAAGTGCGATAAAGATGATTTTTTAATCCAAGGCACTATTTGGGAGGGTCGGAATTTACATGAGTTATACACCGAGGCCTATACTCCATGGGAATGGCATAAAACCCTTTTCGAGGTTGCTGAAGAAGAAGGATTGGAGTGTTTTTCATCACCATTTGATCCTACTGCAGTAGATTTTTTGGAAACATTAAATACACCAGCTTATAAAATTGCTTCCTTTGAAATCACGGATATTCCTTTGATCGAGTATGTTGCTTCCAAGGGAAAGCCAGTTATAATTTCTACAGGAATCGCAACTAAAGAAGACATCGAGTTGGCACTTGATGCATGCTATAAAGCAGGAAACAGGGATATCGCATTACTGAAATGTACTTCTAGCTACCCTGCACCTATCGAGGAAGCCAATATGATCATGATTAAAGATATGGCCGAAAGATACGGGGTTGTCACTGGACTTTCTGATCATACGCTTGGAATTACTGTTCCGATAGTGGCTACTTGCTTTGGTGCTAAAATAATTGAAAAACATTTTATACTCGATAAATCAATTGGAGGTCCAGATTCATCTTTTTCATTGGATGAGCAGGAATTTTCGGAAATGGTGAGAGCTGTAAGGGATGCAGAAAAAGCACTTGGCGAAGTGAATTACACACCTACGGAAAAGCAGCTTTCCGGAAGGAATTTCAGCAGATCCCTTTATGCCGTAGAAGATATTAAAGCCGGGGAGTTGATCACAGCCCAAAATTTAAGATCTATTAGGCCGGGCTTCGGACTTCATCCAAAGCATTATGAAAAGCTTTTAGACACTTACGCATCCAGAGATTATGAAAAAGGTGATAGATTTACACTCGATTAA
- a CDS encoding DegT/DnrJ/EryC1/StrS aminotransferase family protein, whose product MISVTKPFLPPKNVYDSYLEGIWKRQWLTNMGPLASELEMRIKEREGLNHLLFVSSGTIALQIAIKALGLKGEIITTPFSFIATTSSIVWEGCQPVFVDIEETSLNIDADKIEAAITEKTTAILATHVYGNPCDVERIAEIAQKHNLKVIYDGAHAFGVRLKGKSIFDYGDVSICSLHATKLYHSIEGGLLVTQDNALLKKMEYMRNFGFAGPERFAELGINGKNSEFHAAMGLANLDYLDSILVQRKKLTERYWLRLDKANLVSPVWHKSATNNFAYMPVIFENEETLLKCMEQLKLREIYTRRYFYPSLAAILPYLTPVSMPVTEAMAVRILCLPLYYDLAVEEVDLICRIMLNAKNN is encoded by the coding sequence ATGATATCAGTTACCAAACCATTTCTACCTCCTAAAAATGTATATGATTCCTATTTGGAAGGCATTTGGAAGCGGCAGTGGCTGACTAATATGGGGCCGCTTGCCAGTGAGTTGGAAATGCGTATAAAAGAGCGGGAAGGGTTGAATCATCTGCTATTTGTATCAAGTGGGACTATTGCCTTGCAAATAGCCATAAAGGCCTTGGGATTGAAAGGGGAAATTATTACCACTCCATTTTCTTTTATTGCCACCACTTCTAGCATTGTATGGGAAGGTTGTCAGCCTGTCTTTGTTGATATTGAAGAAACATCCCTGAATATTGATGCCGATAAAATTGAAGCTGCGATTACTGAGAAAACCACCGCAATTTTGGCTACCCATGTTTACGGTAATCCATGCGACGTTGAGAGAATTGCTGAAATAGCCCAAAAACATAACCTAAAGGTAATATATGACGGGGCACATGCTTTTGGAGTGAGGTTGAAAGGCAAGTCTATATTTGATTACGGCGATGTGTCCATTTGTAGTTTGCATGCTACCAAGCTTTATCATTCTATTGAAGGTGGTCTATTGGTGACTCAGGATAATGCGCTTCTGAAGAAAATGGAGTATATGCGTAATTTTGGTTTTGCAGGTCCTGAAAGATTTGCTGAATTAGGGATCAATGGGAAAAATTCTGAATTCCACGCAGCTATGGGCTTGGCCAATTTGGATTACCTGGATTCTATCCTTGTACAGCGCAAGAAACTAACTGAGCGATATTGGTTACGTTTGGATAAGGCCAATTTAGTATCTCCTGTTTGGCATAAGTCTGCAACAAATAATTTTGCATACATGCCGGTAATATTTGAGAATGAAGAGACCTTACTCAAATGTATGGAACAGTTAAAGTTAAGGGAGATTTATACCAGAAGATATTTTTATCCGTCGCTAGCCGCAATTTTGCCTTATTTGACACCAGTCAGTATGCCTGTTACAGAAGCCATGGCGGTTAGAATTCTCTGTCTTCCGCTTTATTATGATTTAGCAGTAGAAGAAGTAGATCTGATTTGCAGGATTATGCTCAACGCAAAAAACAACTAA
- a CDS encoding NAD-dependent epimerase/dehydratase family protein — MKFYTIGISCIGSGVGESVINSCRLSGLPLKTVGLGTNPFAYGAYACDTFDYTPTIYASDFVDKLIEKCKKHQIDLLIPGRDDEALIYAKNRKRFAQENIAILAAGEEIISICRDKERMSLELNPIVDVFVKCYDKDNLQGLIESGEAEYPLLAKPRSGFASMGVEIIRSEADLVKITDDHIVQELAVPLPDDPNYQLYINGIAKNQNPQVSEISIQLVLSQEGEIIGKMASFNKLSNGVPIEILPYENDQIWAVVDKLLPVFKEKGLVGPLNIQGRLTKKGLKIFEMNPRFTGITGMRALMGFNEVEACIKSWLNIDSSVYLKINNNRFGIRQTTDKVLSFDRNELAQSLAQQVSPRIFPLTKTVLVTGASGYLGRSLVEELHSNQEVRVIAMGRSAEKLEKLFSKSGIEFYDYSALFNGEFSVGNIDIVIHSAFARPHCTETEIAESLDFTSNLFTCLARHQIPYIINLSSQSVYGQTLTPLWKESDPVAPTMPYSQAKYASELMLKSISKLYPHITTTSLRLAAISGGKKGLVPVDLLSKLVLKAVRGENLVIVGGKQELEIMDVRDAVRYIVRFTEQINPSSEAVYNLGANGIYNIMDIAKMVKRVVEDISNQTVVELELKPSEADLKFGMDSSRIERKLDISPEYNLESTVRSLVSFFDSNQRK; from the coding sequence ATGAAATTTTATACTATTGGGATTTCCTGTATTGGAAGTGGAGTAGGTGAGTCCGTTATTAATTCCTGTCGTTTGTCGGGTTTACCATTGAAGACTGTGGGACTGGGGACAAACCCTTTCGCCTATGGGGCTTATGCATGTGATACATTTGATTACACGCCTACTATATATGCATCAGATTTTGTAGATAAGCTAATTGAAAAATGCAAAAAACATCAAATCGATCTACTTATTCCCGGTAGAGATGATGAAGCACTGATATACGCTAAGAATAGAAAAAGATTTGCTCAAGAAAATATCGCAATCTTGGCTGCAGGTGAAGAAATAATTTCTATTTGTAGAGACAAGGAAAGGATGAGTCTGGAGTTAAATCCAATTGTAGACGTTTTTGTTAAATGCTATGATAAAGATAATTTACAAGGACTTATTGAAAGTGGTGAAGCTGAATATCCTCTACTTGCAAAACCCCGAAGTGGTTTTGCGTCTATGGGAGTGGAGATTATCAGAAGTGAAGCAGATCTGGTGAAAATAACCGATGATCATATTGTGCAGGAACTTGCAGTGCCCTTGCCTGATGATCCCAACTATCAACTTTATATAAATGGAATAGCCAAGAACCAGAATCCCCAGGTTTCCGAGATTTCAATACAACTAGTATTATCTCAAGAAGGAGAAATAATTGGTAAAATGGCTTCCTTTAATAAATTAAGCAACGGAGTTCCTATTGAGATTTTACCTTATGAAAACGATCAAATCTGGGCTGTAGTGGATAAACTACTCCCTGTTTTCAAAGAGAAAGGCTTGGTGGGGCCTCTGAATATACAAGGAAGATTGACCAAGAAGGGACTCAAAATCTTTGAGATGAATCCCCGATTCACGGGGATTACAGGTATGCGGGCATTGATGGGATTTAATGAGGTAGAAGCTTGTATAAAAAGTTGGCTTAATATAGATTCGAGTGTTTACCTTAAAATCAACAATAACCGTTTTGGGATACGGCAGACTACTGATAAAGTACTCTCGTTTGATAGAAATGAACTCGCTCAGTCACTCGCCCAACAAGTCAGTCCACGTATATTTCCCTTGACTAAGACGGTTCTAGTTACAGGAGCCTCCGGATATTTGGGAAGAAGCTTGGTAGAAGAATTACATTCCAACCAAGAGGTACGGGTAATTGCTATGGGAAGAAGTGCCGAAAAGCTAGAGAAGCTTTTTAGTAAGTCCGGAATTGAGTTTTATGATTATTCGGCTCTTTTCAATGGCGAATTCTCGGTAGGAAATATAGACATTGTAATCCATTCGGCATTTGCAAGACCTCACTGTACTGAAACTGAAATAGCAGAAAGCTTGGATTTTACGTCCAACTTATTTACATGCTTGGCACGACATCAGATTCCGTATATTATTAATTTATCCTCTCAGAGTGTATATGGTCAGACTCTTACACCATTATGGAAGGAATCTGATCCTGTAGCCCCCACTATGCCCTATTCGCAGGCTAAATATGCCTCTGAATTAATGTTAAAATCAATTTCTAAGTTGTACCCGCATATTACTACCACCTCCTTAAGATTAGCAGCAATATCTGGTGGGAAAAAGGGATTGGTTCCGGTCGATCTTCTCTCAAAGTTGGTTCTAAAGGCGGTGAGAGGTGAAAATCTTGTAATAGTTGGAGGAAAGCAAGAGTTGGAAATTATGGATGTGCGTGACGCTGTCAGATATATTGTCCGCTTCACTGAGCAAATAAATCCTTCATCAGAAGCAGTTTACAATTTGGGTGCTAATGGCATTTACAATATAATGGACATCGCTAAAATGGTTAAACGTGTAGTTGAAGATATATCTAATCAGACAGTTGTTGAATTGGAGTTGAAACCCTCAGAGGCTGATTTGAAATTTGGAATGGACTCTTCACGAATTGAACGTAAATTGGACATATCTCCCGAATATAACCTTGAATCTACAGTAAGGTCTCTGGTTTCATTTTTTGATTCAAATCAGCGAAAATGA
- a CDS encoding glycosyltransferase — translation MKVNPSSSSEVLLSICCLTYNHANFIEQAIEGFLAQETDFLYEVLIHDDASTDATTAIIQTYQARYPEIIKPIIQKENQWSKGLRAVSATYNFPRAAGKYIAMCEGDDYWTDPTKLQKQVDFLEKNPDYVITYHDAMVIDDNEKVIKKSKMPDHSKRDYSKKDLIGGKTNILTLSMVFRNLDIIKEQAEETSYFMNGDNFITAQLGLFGKGKYFNEIKPAVYRQHTGGVWSDIGNEKKIANKINTHYWMYRYFTRKGNHNAAKLYLRKLSGSVSLIDKKHRFILVKRGIMAKLISGISQFILKF, via the coding sequence ATGAAAGTGAATCCAAGCAGCTCTTCTGAGGTACTGTTGAGCATATGTTGCCTGACTTATAATCACGCAAATTTTATTGAGCAGGCAATAGAAGGATTTTTAGCCCAAGAAACAGACTTTTTGTATGAAGTTCTTATCCACGATGATGCCTCCACAGATGCGACTACTGCAATCATACAAACTTATCAAGCTCGGTACCCTGAAATTATCAAGCCGATAATCCAGAAGGAAAATCAATGGTCTAAAGGTCTCCGTGCAGTCTCTGCCACTTATAATTTTCCAAGGGCAGCAGGGAAATACATAGCCATGTGTGAAGGTGATGATTATTGGACAGATCCAACAAAACTTCAAAAACAGGTAGACTTTTTAGAGAAGAATCCGGATTACGTCATTACCTACCATGATGCAATGGTGATAGATGACAATGAGAAAGTAATAAAAAAATCCAAAATGCCTGATCATAGTAAAAGGGATTATTCCAAAAAAGACCTGATCGGTGGAAAAACGAATATTCTGACTTTGTCTATGGTCTTCCGTAATCTGGATATAATTAAAGAACAGGCTGAAGAGACTAGTTACTTTATGAACGGTGATAATTTTATCACCGCGCAATTAGGCTTATTTGGAAAAGGAAAATATTTCAATGAAATCAAGCCAGCAGTTTATCGGCAACATACGGGGGGTGTTTGGTCCGATATCGGAAACGAAAAAAAGATCGCCAATAAAATCAACACCCATTATTGGATGTATCGCTACTTTACTAGAAAAGGGAATCACAATGCTGCAAAACTATATTTGCGTAAATTATCAGGTAGCGTCAGTTTGATTGACAAAAAGCATCGATTCATTCTTGTAAAGCGAGGAATAATGGCAAAGCTTATTTCGGGGATTTCTCAATTTATTTTGAAATTTTAA
- a CDS encoding glycosyltransferase family 4 protein yields the protein MDLSQGSKYFIKDIGVEPSISEGEKWKLNQRPIFKILMATRMAKLAKRHDLLIKALSELDASIAWELTLVGEGEKKEEIEELILDLNLQKRIQIFPFMKQEKLKKIMLDSDLLCLATDYEGLSKIIIESMSVGLPVLASDVVPLNQYIIDGDNGYLAINTVMGWKEKFIQIIKNKEQSENVSSQAIKFIRNNYNPNKNILMYEKEFLSLLESKSQTTA from the coding sequence TTGGACTTATCCCAAGGTTCCAAGTATTTCATCAAAGATATTGGTGTGGAACCGTCTATTTCAGAAGGTGAAAAATGGAAGTTGAACCAACGACCTATATTTAAAATACTGATGGCAACTAGGATGGCAAAGTTAGCTAAGCGTCATGATCTTCTTATTAAAGCCTTGTCGGAACTTGACGCTAGTATTGCTTGGGAGTTGACTCTTGTAGGAGAAGGGGAGAAAAAAGAAGAAATTGAGGAATTGATTTTAGATTTGAATTTGCAAAAGCGAATTCAAATCTTTCCCTTTATGAAGCAAGAAAAGCTGAAAAAGATAATGCTTGATTCTGATTTATTGTGTCTTGCTACAGATTATGAAGGATTGAGCAAAATCATAATTGAATCTATGTCAGTAGGTTTGCCTGTGTTAGCCTCTGATGTGGTGCCCTTGAACCAATATATCATCGATGGAGACAATGGCTATTTGGCAATTAACACCGTAATGGGTTGGAAAGAGAAATTTATACAAATTATCAAGAATAAGGAGCAATCGGAAAATGTCTCCTCCCAGGCTATTAAATTTATTAGAAATAATTACAATCCTAATAAGAATATTCTAATGTACGAAAAGGAATTTTTAAGCTTATTGGAGAGTAAATCTCAGACAACCGCATGA
- a CDS encoding glycosyltransferase, whose amino-acid sequence MGQPILFVINSLRLGGAEKICIELANAFVERGIAVDLMVLELREAVLQERLNPKVRLINLEINHARQSFFSIKNILVKSNYGEVLVFTFQLSVVLVLIRKLYGLKFRITARAINNLSEKFRRETSLWHKYVGQFLIRKFYFDVDTIIAQSSGMQKELEDLRGTGRTTIKTIFNFHQLRSLNELFVDGKGVGQEGQCNLLFVGKLKPQKNVGFLLEVAHELKKAGQYFHFTIVGDGPEMKSLLELRGKYALEKEVTFAGMQKNVSQFYAKASVMLLGSWYEGFPNVILEAMEYGIPAVCVNCPSGPEDIIINGENGKLVEGHHVRTFSEEVIQVLHTKWDRDVIRNSLKRFSKDAAVQKYVDLLVKSDC is encoded by the coding sequence ATGGGTCAGCCTATTTTGTTTGTCATCAACTCGCTACGTTTGGGTGGTGCGGAGAAAATATGCATTGAATTGGCCAATGCATTTGTGGAAAGAGGGATTGCCGTTGATCTTATGGTATTGGAATTGCGCGAGGCAGTATTGCAAGAAAGGCTGAATCCAAAAGTCAGACTGATCAATCTGGAAATAAACCATGCACGTCAATCTTTTTTCTCTATTAAAAATATTTTGGTCAAAAGTAACTACGGGGAAGTTTTGGTTTTTACGTTTCAACTGAGTGTAGTCCTTGTACTCATTCGTAAATTATATGGGCTTAAATTTCGAATTACTGCCAGAGCTATCAATAATTTATCAGAGAAGTTTAGACGTGAAACATCGCTTTGGCACAAGTACGTAGGCCAATTTTTAATCAGGAAATTTTACTTCGATGTAGATACTATTATAGCGCAATCCTCTGGAATGCAGAAAGAACTGGAAGATTTACGTGGAACTGGCCGAACTACTATTAAGACCATTTTTAATTTTCATCAGCTACGGTCTTTGAATGAGTTATTTGTTGATGGAAAAGGAGTTGGTCAGGAAGGACAGTGTAATTTACTTTTTGTTGGCAAACTAAAACCTCAGAAGAATGTTGGTTTCCTATTGGAAGTAGCTCATGAATTAAAAAAAGCTGGGCAGTATTTTCATTTTACTATAGTAGGAGATGGTCCTGAGATGAAATCATTACTTGAACTTAGGGGGAAATATGCGTTGGAGAAAGAAGTCACCTTTGCAGGAATGCAAAAGAATGTTTCTCAGTTTTACGCCAAAGCTTCTGTAATGCTGTTGGGCTCATGGTATGAGGGCTTCCCTAATGTAATCCTGGAAGCAATGGAATATGGTATTCCAGCAGTATGTGTCAACTGCCCAAGTGGCCCGGAAGATATAATTATAAATGGTGAAAACGGAAAATTAGTTGAAGGCCATCACGTCCGTACATTTTCCGAGGAAGTTATTCAAGTGCTACATACGAAATGGGATAGAGATGTAATTAGAAATAGCCTAAAGCGGTTTTCTAAAGATGCTGCTGTTCAGAAATACGTCGATCTGTTGGTAAAAAGCGATTGTTAA
- a CDS encoding glycosyltransferase family 4 protein produces the protein MPKIKILYIVSTLERKGPTNQLFYLIKYLDTSQYEVMVLTLSKEPGNSMIRQFTSNGIAVLSLNFGRVKGIFYNRRAIDKVVKNYNPDIIQAMGLRSDGYLTEYTDKAKCITTSRNFPVIDYPKKYGKIKGTLMARQHLEYFRKLSVVSCSRAISNQLISVGVESHVIQNGIDLDLFKPASNKAQKRAKMSLPSSSRIFVVVGSLIERKNVKLIIDAFSVVDKEDILLIVIGDGPEIGNLKNAAGNKNIRFVGDIPNVIDYLQSSDVMISASLAEGLPNAVLEGLACGLSVILSAIEPHKEIIEGSAFEQGLFHTQEQLSNMINQYASLDFQLIDPTEGPLLIREKFSAEKMSKNYQEFYIQNL, from the coding sequence ATGCCAAAAATTAAAATTCTGTATATAGTATCTACTCTTGAACGAAAGGGGCCGACAAATCAGCTCTTTTACCTTATCAAGTATCTAGATACCAGTCAGTATGAAGTAATGGTCCTGACTCTTTCCAAAGAACCTGGGAATTCAATGATCCGGCAATTTACTTCAAATGGAATAGCTGTTTTGTCATTGAATTTCGGAAGGGTGAAAGGGATATTTTACAATAGAAGAGCGATTGATAAAGTTGTAAAAAATTATAATCCTGATATAATTCAGGCTATGGGACTTCGGTCAGATGGGTATCTTACCGAATATACGGACAAGGCAAAGTGCATCACCACATCGAGAAATTTCCCGGTGATTGATTACCCCAAAAAATATGGGAAAATCAAAGGAACCTTGATGGCAAGGCAACACTTGGAATATTTCAGGAAACTCTCAGTAGTGTCTTGCTCACGGGCAATTTCAAATCAACTGATTTCGGTTGGAGTAGAATCTCATGTAATTCAAAATGGAATTGATTTGGATTTGTTCAAGCCAGCCTCAAATAAAGCGCAGAAGAGGGCTAAGATGAGTCTGCCTTCTTCAAGTCGGATTTTTGTAGTAGTAGGAAGTCTTATTGAAAGAAAGAATGTAAAGCTGATAATCGATGCTTTTTCAGTTGTGGATAAGGAGGATATTTTGCTGATTGTAATAGGGGATGGACCTGAAATTGGGAATTTAAAAAATGCAGCGGGGAATAAGAATATTAGATTTGTCGGAGATATCCCAAATGTTATTGACTATTTGCAGAGTTCGGATGTAATGATTTCAGCATCCTTGGCTGAGGGATTGCCCAATGCTGTACTTGAGGGTCTGGCTTGCGGGCTTTCCGTAATTTTGTCAGCAATAGAACCACATAAGGAAATCATTGAGGGGTCTGCATTTGAGCAAGGACTATTCCATACTCAGGAGCAATTAAGTAATATGATTAACCAATATGCAAGTTTGGACTTCCAATTAATAGATCCCACTGAAGGCCCTTTACTCATTAGAGAAAAGTTTAGTGCCGAAAAAATGTCAAAGAATTATCAGGAATTTTACATTCAGAATTTATGA
- a CDS encoding glycosyl transferase, which yields MSTQFSSWERLLAKSLSAFPQAKKTLKKVYQQINYRIYKKNYQYGSDYRVEEIQEGKGETFFGYYDKSPESNDGKFILYHYSKYSTKKKPSPLHQIEVRLWNISEGLCVFKRKIRSYNWQQGARLQWLGSTKFIFNDYKSEIGYHAVVVDFSTGSFMEYILSMPVYDCTEEYALSLDFSKLHQLRPDYGYRNHTEAAETLKFNEEGVFRVDLETSKQNCIVNIEDLSKDEFTSASFDVKSVPLQEQKINHIMISPDGSQFVFLHRLYINGRRFDRLFVANQYGDDVRLLADDQMVSHYSWIDNEQLIVYMRVIGQGDCYYIVDVGSGEVFPLRETIQGFGDGHPSVFDQLMVTDTYPNKSRMKELFLYDLEKDKLVRLGEFFESLEFSEETRCDLHPRFSNDGRKVYFDSVHSGTRKLHWINLYG from the coding sequence ATGAGTACTCAATTTAGTTCTTGGGAAAGGTTGCTGGCCAAATCTCTCAGTGCTTTTCCACAAGCTAAAAAGACATTAAAAAAAGTCTACCAACAGATTAATTATAGGATCTATAAAAAGAACTACCAGTACGGATCAGACTACCGTGTAGAAGAAATACAGGAAGGTAAGGGAGAGACTTTTTTCGGTTATTATGATAAATCGCCTGAATCGAATGACGGAAAATTCATTCTTTACCACTATTCTAAATATTCCACAAAAAAAAAACCGTCACCGTTACATCAAATTGAAGTAAGATTATGGAATATTTCGGAAGGTTTGTGCGTTTTTAAAAGGAAAATTAGAAGTTACAACTGGCAGCAGGGGGCAAGGCTTCAATGGCTTGGTAGCACTAAATTCATCTTCAATGACTATAAAAGCGAAATTGGGTATCATGCTGTAGTAGTAGACTTCTCTACCGGGAGTTTCATGGAATACATCCTGTCAATGCCTGTTTATGATTGCACAGAGGAATATGCACTGAGTCTTGATTTTAGTAAACTTCATCAATTAAGACCTGACTATGGATATAGAAACCATACAGAGGCTGCAGAAACTCTAAAATTTAATGAAGAAGGAGTTTTCCGGGTTGATTTAGAAACAAGTAAACAGAATTGCATAGTAAATATTGAAGATTTAAGTAAAGACGAGTTTACTAGTGCTTCTTTTGATGTGAAATCAGTTCCTTTGCAAGAGCAAAAGATTAATCACATCATGATTTCGCCTGATGGGTCACAATTCGTGTTTCTTCACAGGCTTTATATCAACGGTAGACGATTTGATCGTTTGTTTGTAGCGAATCAGTATGGGGATGACGTAAGATTATTGGCGGATGATCAAATGGTTAGTCATTATAGTTGGATAGACAATGAGCAATTGATTGTATATATGAGAGTCATAGGTCAGGGAGACTGTTATTATATAGTCGATGTCGGTAGTGGCGAAGTATTTCCGTTAAGGGAGACTATCCAAGGGTTTGGTGATGGTCACCCAAGTGTTTTTGACCAACTGATGGTCACGGATACCTACCCAAATAAGAGTAGAATGAAAGAATTGTTTTTATATGATTTGGAGAAAGATAAATTGGTAAGATTAGGTGAGTTTTTTGAAAGTTTAGAATTCTCTGAGGAGACACGCTGCGATCTGCATCCAAGATTTTCCAATGACGGAAGAAAAGTATACTTCGATTCTGTCCACAGTGGGACAAGAAAATTACATTGGATAAATCTCTATGGATAA
- a CDS encoding glycosyltransferase, which translates to MSFYKKDNSDYLEQAFYSLQGQTLPADEIILIQDGQVGADLENIVKKWSQRLPIRLFVNRENIGLGMSLKKGLELCSYEFVARMDSDDICHPERFEHQYNFLKSHPEIAVVGSWIAEFSETIEKISNYRKLPSDSEELFFFAKKRCPLNHPTVMYRKSDINKVGSYFNFRFQQDYHLWGRLLNSGFRIANIPKSLVYMRVDERLFNRRGGIRYFQIETQVQKTFLDIGFINKLEFIRNYIIRGCIRLIPNSLRKNFYETFLR; encoded by the coding sequence ATGTCTTTTTATAAAAAAGACAATTCGGATTACTTAGAACAGGCATTTTATAGCCTTCAAGGGCAAACTTTGCCTGCGGATGAGATTATATTGATTCAAGATGGGCAAGTAGGAGCTGATTTAGAAAATATTGTCAAGAAGTGGAGCCAGCGACTACCCATCAGATTATTTGTTAATCGGGAAAATATTGGCTTGGGAATGAGCCTGAAAAAAGGGTTAGAATTATGTTCTTATGAGTTTGTGGCGAGAATGGATTCAGATGATATCTGTCATCCGGAACGATTTGAGCACCAATATAATTTCCTCAAATCTCATCCCGAAATAGCTGTTGTCGGAAGCTGGATAGCGGAATTCTCGGAGACCATAGAGAAAATTTCAAACTACAGAAAGCTGCCCTCAGATTCAGAAGAACTTTTTTTCTTTGCGAAGAAAAGATGCCCCCTGAATCATCCCACAGTAATGTATAGAAAGTCAGACATCAATAAAGTAGGAAGCTATTTCAATTTTAGATTCCAACAGGATTACCATCTTTGGGGTAGACTGCTGAATTCCGGATTTAGGATAGCTAATATCCCAAAATCACTCGTTTATATGAGAGTTGATGAGCGTTTGTTTAACCGTAGAGGAGGGATCAGGTACTTTCAGATAGAAACCCAAGTCCAAAAAACTTTTTTGGACATAGGGTTCATCAACAAACTTGAATTTATTAGAAATTACATAATTAGGGGATGTATTAGGCTTATACCTAATTCTTTGCGTAAGAATTTCTATGAAACATTTTTGCGGTAG